The Aquidulcibacter paucihalophilus genome has a window encoding:
- a CDS encoding cupin domain-containing protein: MRTLEEILHPVTPAQFRAEYEGRQPLHIPAVEGSDKRALLPWDAFNGLLNQSNVWDSERLKLMRHDDPVPPEQYCRRKRTPEGMIWRPSPAKVEVFLSAGASILANDVLTLHSPITRAGVALGEALAAEVGASVFCSFKGGRAVATHYDVHEVFAVQTEGEKVWNLYEGREIDPVGYPPGMTQTDFNKACGRLVSTITMKPGDVLYMPRGFYHDTVTPDQPSLHVSFTVMPLAGRSILSLLDGPVLQDAAFRAWLPAADADGGALLEARLADLATRLAGIIASPAFRDEVALLQRRLMPRAPDFTLPARKPATLYRVTGRAFPDTGAMARLAYDWMIEERQFAVEDLVADMESLSEADIRSALAGAEQAGAVQRI, translated from the coding sequence ATGCGCACGCTCGAAGAGATCCTGCATCCCGTCACCCCGGCGCAGTTCCGCGCGGAGTACGAAGGCCGCCAGCCACTGCATATCCCGGCTGTGGAAGGGTCGGACAAACGCGCGCTGCTGCCGTGGGACGCCTTCAACGGCTTGCTGAACCAGAGCAACGTCTGGGACTCGGAACGGCTGAAGCTGATGCGCCACGACGACCCCGTCCCGCCGGAGCAGTACTGCCGGCGCAAGCGGACGCCGGAGGGCATGATCTGGCGCCCGTCGCCGGCCAAGGTCGAGGTCTTCCTGTCCGCCGGTGCCAGCATCCTGGCCAATGACGTCCTGACCCTGCATTCGCCCATCACCCGGGCGGGCGTGGCCCTCGGAGAGGCGCTCGCGGCCGAGGTCGGGGCGAGCGTCTTCTGTTCGTTCAAGGGCGGCCGGGCCGTGGCGACCCACTATGACGTCCATGAGGTCTTCGCCGTCCAGACCGAGGGGGAAAAGGTCTGGAACCTCTACGAGGGCCGGGAGATCGATCCGGTCGGCTACCCGCCGGGCATGACCCAGACCGACTTCAACAAGGCCTGCGGCCGGCTGGTCTCGACCATCACCATGAAGCCCGGCGATGTGCTGTACATGCCGCGCGGCTTCTACCACGACACGGTGACGCCGGATCAGCCGTCCCTGCACGTGTCCTTCACCGTCATGCCGCTGGCCGGCCGGAGCATTCTGTCCCTGCTGGACGGGCCGGTTCTGCAGGACGCTGCCTTCCGCGCCTGGCTGCCGGCGGCCGACGCTGACGGCGGAGCGCTGCTGGAGGCGCGGCTGGCCGACCTGGCCACGCGACTGGCCGGGATCATCGCCTCGCCCGCGTTCCGGGACGAGGTTGCCCTGCTTCAGCGCCGCCTCATGCCCCGGGCACCCGACTTCACCCTGCCGGCGCGCAAGCCCGCCACCCTGTACCGGGTCACCGGCCGGGCCTTCCCGGACACGGGAGCGATGGCGAGGCTCGCCTACGACTGGATGATCGAGGAACGGCAGTTCGCAGTGGAGGACCTCGTCGCGGACATGGAGTCCCTGTCGGAGGCCGATATCCGCAGCGCCCTCGCCGGGGCCGAACAGGCCGGCGCCGTCCAGCGGATCTGA
- the gluQRS gene encoding tRNA glutamyl-Q(34) synthetase GluQRS produces the protein MAFVTRFAPSPTGRLHRGHAFSALTAWRAAREAGGRFVLRIEDIDPTRCKPEFEDAILEDLGWLGLDWDVPVRRQSEHLADYAAVIDDLNGRDLLYRCFRTRKDILDTIGDAPHGPVEAARPGPHPADEEAALLAEGRAFAWRLSLDRARETLGEVDWEALAFMEEGGGPDGEHGRIKARPETAGDAVLARKDAGAAYHVAVTHDDALQGVTHVIRGEDLFEATHVQVLIQTLMGWPTPVYRHHRLLLGPDGKRYAKRDRSVTLAELRDGGLDAGTLRAELGF, from the coding sequence GTGGCCTTCGTCACCCGTTTCGCGCCCTCGCCGACCGGCCGGCTGCATCGCGGCCACGCCTTTTCCGCCCTGACGGCCTGGCGCGCGGCACGCGAGGCCGGCGGGCGGTTCGTGCTTCGGATCGAGGACATCGATCCGACCCGCTGCAAGCCCGAGTTCGAGGACGCCATCCTCGAGGATCTGGGCTGGCTGGGGCTGGATTGGGATGTGCCTGTGCGCCGCCAGTCCGAACACCTCGCCGACTACGCCGCCGTGATCGACGATCTGAACGGGCGGGACCTGCTCTATCGCTGCTTCCGGACGCGGAAAGACATCCTCGACACCATCGGCGACGCACCGCACGGACCGGTCGAGGCGGCGCGCCCCGGCCCTCATCCGGCCGATGAGGAGGCGGCGCTGCTGGCCGAAGGACGGGCGTTTGCCTGGCGGCTTTCGCTGGACCGTGCGCGGGAGACGCTGGGGGAAGTCGACTGGGAGGCCCTGGCCTTCATGGAGGAAGGCGGCGGCCCGGACGGAGAGCACGGCCGGATCAAGGCCCGGCCGGAGACGGCCGGCGACGCCGTTCTGGCCCGCAAGGACGCCGGGGCGGCCTACCATGTGGCCGTCACCCACGACGACGCCTTGCAGGGCGTGACGCATGTCATCCGCGGCGAGGACCTGTTCGAGGCGACCCATGTGCAGGTGCTGATCCAGACGCTGATGGGCTGGCCCACCCCCGTCTATCGTCACCATCGCCTGCTGCTCGGACCGGACGGAAAGCGTTACGCCAAGCGCGACCGGTCCGTGACGCTGGCAGAGCTCAGGGACGGCGGTCTGGACGCCGGGACGCTGCGGGCGGAACTCGGCTTCTGA
- the ppk2 gene encoding polyphosphate kinase 2: MGKKSDKYDADLEQLQILLVETQHWTIEQGRKTLIIFEGRDSAGKDGAIKRITEYMSPRQTRIVALPKPTERETSQWYFQRYVPHLPADSETVLFNRSWYNRAGVEPVMGFCKPEQHTQFLADAPSFERILADDGIVLIKFWLDISKAEQARRLAERIEDPLKRFKVSPLDAEAQARWEEYSVARDRMLDETDHNHAPWTVIATDDKKAARLNIIRHILRTVGGPGTAADAPDPEVVFPASKAKDRLAP, encoded by the coding sequence ATGGGCAAGAAATCAGACAAATACGACGCCGACCTTGAGCAGCTCCAGATCCTGCTGGTCGAGACCCAGCACTGGACGATCGAACAGGGCCGCAAGACGCTGATCATATTCGAAGGCCGGGATTCCGCCGGCAAGGACGGGGCGATCAAGCGCATCACGGAGTATATGTCGCCACGTCAGACGCGCATCGTCGCCCTGCCCAAGCCGACCGAGCGCGAAACCAGCCAGTGGTATTTCCAGCGCTACGTCCCGCACCTGCCCGCCGACAGCGAGACCGTGCTGTTCAACCGGTCCTGGTACAACCGCGCCGGGGTCGAGCCGGTGATGGGCTTCTGCAAGCCGGAGCAGCACACGCAGTTCCTCGCGGACGCGCCGTCGTTCGAGCGTATCCTGGCCGATGACGGGATCGTGCTGATCAAGTTCTGGCTCGACATCTCAAAGGCTGAACAGGCCCGTCGTCTGGCCGAGCGGATCGAGGATCCGCTGAAGCGGTTCAAGGTCTCGCCGCTCGACGCCGAGGCCCAGGCCCGTTGGGAGGAATACAGCGTCGCCCGCGACCGGATGCTGGACGAGACTGACCATAACCACGCGCCCTGGACGGTGATTGCGACCGACGACAAGAAGGCCGCGCGGCTGAACATCATCCGACACATTCTCCGGACCGTCGGCGGGCCGGGCACCGCGGCGGATGCGCCTGACCCCGAGGTGGTCTTCCCGGCTTCGAAGGCCAAGGACCGGCTGGCACCCTGA
- a CDS encoding serine hydrolase domain-containing protein yields MFATRRALLGGFAALPLVSAFPAMARSRQGEPAAEAALDAVFAEAAPPALAAAIVTRDGLAWSGVRGVRRAGSETLATASDRWHLGSNTKAMTAAVFARLVDQGRARWAMPVGEAFPGLTTHPAWAATTLDDLMHHRAGLLDAALLDRAWLMAAHADQRPLAEQRAEFAARAFGAPPAGPVGQFAYGNGNYIVLGAAIEAITGQPWETVMAAELYAPLGLTTAGFGAPQDPAPWGHSGGVGVDPAGFADNPRALGPAGTAHMSMADYARFIGAMMGRAPGWLSEAARAHLLTPAAGSPPAYAAGWGVGTAPWAGVGGPGPTITHNGSNTMWFATVLAAPERGLGFIALSNDGVAGQRACTTLVRRLAEARAAA; encoded by the coding sequence ATGTTCGCCACGCGCCGCGCCCTGTTGGGCGGTTTCGCCGCCCTGCCGCTCGTCAGCGCCTTTCCGGCCATGGCGCGCAGCCGTCAGGGCGAACCGGCGGCAGAAGCCGCGCTGGACGCCGTCTTCGCCGAGGCCGCACCGCCCGCCCTGGCCGCCGCGATCGTGACGCGCGACGGTCTCGCCTGGTCCGGGGTGAGGGGCGTACGCCGCGCCGGAAGCGAGACCCTGGCAACCGCCAGCGACCGCTGGCACCTGGGCTCGAACACCAAGGCGATGACCGCCGCCGTCTTCGCGCGACTGGTCGATCAAGGCCGCGCCCGCTGGGCCATGCCGGTCGGTGAGGCCTTCCCGGGCCTGACCACGCATCCGGCCTGGGCGGCGACCACGCTCGACGACCTGATGCACCACCGCGCCGGGCTGCTCGACGCCGCCCTGCTGGACCGCGCCTGGCTGATGGCCGCCCACGCCGACCAGCGCCCGCTGGCGGAGCAGCGGGCCGAGTTCGCGGCGCGGGCGTTCGGCGCGCCGCCGGCGGGGCCAGTCGGCCAGTTCGCCTATGGCAACGGCAACTACATCGTCCTGGGTGCCGCCATCGAGGCCATCACCGGCCAGCCGTGGGAGACAGTCATGGCGGCGGAACTGTATGCACCGCTGGGCCTGACCACCGCCGGCTTCGGCGCGCCGCAGGACCCGGCGCCCTGGGGCCATAGTGGCGGTGTCGGCGTCGATCCCGCGGGCTTTGCGGACAATCCGCGCGCCCTCGGCCCGGCGGGCACGGCCCATATGAGCATGGCCGACTACGCCCGCTTCATCGGTGCCATGATGGGCCGCGCGCCCGGCTGGCTCAGCGAGGCTGCCCGCGCTCATCTCCTGACCCCCGCCGCAGGGAGCCCGCCGGCGTATGCGGCCGGCTGGGGCGTCGGAACCGCGCCTTGGGCGGGCGTCGGCGGTCCGGGCCCGACGATCACGCACAACGGCTCCAACACCATGTGGTTCGCGACCGTGCTGGCCGCGCCGGAGCGGGGTCTCGGCTTCATCGCCCTGTCCAATGACGGCGTGGCGGGCCAGCGGGCCTGCACGACCCTCGTCCGGCGACTGGCGGAGGCCCGCGCCGCCGCGTAA
- a CDS encoding extensin family protein, which yields MKRDFADFWNLLWELALGVCAAFAMLNLFAPQQDLPWKPLDLNRPIGTATAAKVADFELAVAAAPEETTAVTEACMRVLREAGVQVERAEDRDDGGFCVVRGAIRITGGAVTPLPGNPVLQCPLAVRYVIWERQVLQPAAMQTFGSRVARLNDVGTYSCRRIYGQTDPSARPSEHARANALDIGGVTLEDGRRVSVLTDWPGDGPRGPEGRRFLTRIREGACRVFSTVLGPGYNEAHANHLHLDGAARPLCT from the coding sequence ATGAAGCGCGATTTTGCCGATTTCTGGAACCTGCTGTGGGAGCTGGCGCTCGGCGTCTGCGCGGCCTTCGCCATGCTCAACCTGTTTGCCCCGCAGCAGGACCTGCCTTGGAAGCCGCTGGACCTGAACCGGCCGATCGGCACGGCGACGGCGGCCAAGGTGGCCGATTTCGAACTGGCCGTCGCCGCCGCGCCCGAGGAGACCACCGCCGTCACCGAGGCCTGTATGCGGGTGCTGCGCGAGGCCGGGGTGCAGGTGGAGCGGGCCGAGGACCGGGACGACGGCGGCTTCTGCGTCGTCCGCGGAGCCATCCGCATCACCGGCGGGGCCGTCACCCCCCTGCCCGGCAATCCGGTCCTGCAGTGCCCGCTGGCGGTGCGGTACGTCATCTGGGAGCGCCAGGTGCTGCAGCCCGCGGCGATGCAGACCTTCGGCAGCCGGGTGGCGCGGCTGAACGACGTGGGCACCTACAGCTGCCGCCGCATCTATGGCCAGACCGATCCGAGCGCCCGGCCCAGCGAGCATGCGCGAGCCAATGCGCTGGATATCGGCGGCGTGACGCTGGAGGACGGACGGCGCGTCTCGGTGCTGACCGACTGGCCCGGAGACGGTCCGCGCGGGCCTGAGGGACGGCGCTTCCTGACCCGGATCCGCGAGGGGGCCTGCCGGGTGTTCTCGACCGTCCTGGGCCCGGGCTACAATGAGGCCCACGCCAACCACCTGCATCTCGACGGCGCAGCGCGCCCGCTCTGCACCTGA
- a CDS encoding cold-shock protein — MATGTVKWFNPTKGFGFIQPDGGGQDVFVHITAVQKAGLQGLDENAKVEYELESQRGKTSAIDLKLL, encoded by the coding sequence ATGGCGACCGGCACGGTCAAGTGGTTCAACCCGACGAAGGGTTTCGGCTTCATCCAGCCCGATGGCGGCGGTCAGGACGTTTTCGTCCACATCACCGCAGTCCAGAAGGCGGGCCTGCAAGGCCTCGATGAGAACGCCAAGGTCGAATACGAGCTGGAATCCCAGCGCGGCAAGACCTCGGCGATCGACCTCAAGCTTCTTTAA
- a CDS encoding DMT family transporter, with protein MTPKAPVLPTRAAALIVLILAAVVLGLAPILVRLSDAGPAAAGFWRFAFALPWLLVMTARPGGEGIGRPSNWMVLAGVMLVFDLGFWHYSIALTSVANATTLTNLTPVVVTLVGWWVFRERPKALFLVALAAAIAGAVTMSLGADGGQGSNPPLGDVFAAVTALWYAGYFIAVKGARDRHSAGRVMLWSTAIAAPGLLLAALLLGEQVLPGSWGGWAACAGLGLMHVVGQGGVAWSLGRLPAALTAVTVLIQPVVAALLGWLIFAETLTAVQAIGGVVVLAAIVLAQWSSAKKKGAEAEAPAPVL; from the coding sequence GTGACGCCAAAGGCGCCGGTCCTGCCCACCCGGGCCGCCGCCCTGATCGTCCTGATCCTCGCGGCCGTGGTCCTCGGCCTCGCCCCGATCCTCGTCCGCCTCTCTGACGCGGGACCGGCCGCCGCGGGCTTCTGGCGCTTCGCCTTCGCCCTGCCGTGGCTGCTGGTCATGACCGCCCGCCCGGGCGGGGAGGGCATCGGCCGGCCCTCGAACTGGATGGTGCTGGCGGGCGTGATGCTCGTGTTCGACCTGGGCTTCTGGCACTACAGCATCGCCCTGACCTCGGTGGCCAATGCCACCACCCTGACCAATCTGACGCCCGTGGTGGTGACCCTGGTCGGCTGGTGGGTGTTCCGCGAGCGGCCCAAGGCCCTGTTCCTCGTGGCGCTCGCCGCCGCCATCGCCGGGGCCGTGACCATGTCGCTCGGCGCCGACGGCGGGCAGGGCTCGAACCCCCCGCTGGGCGACGTCTTCGCCGCCGTCACCGCCCTCTGGTACGCGGGCTATTTCATCGCCGTGAAGGGCGCGCGCGACCGCCACTCGGCCGGGCGGGTCATGCTCTGGTCCACGGCCATCGCCGCGCCGGGCCTGCTGCTGGCCGCCCTGCTGCTCGGCGAACAGGTCCTGCCCGGCTCATGGGGCGGCTGGGCCGCCTGCGCGGGCCTCGGCCTGATGCATGTGGTGGGGCAGGGCGGCGTCGCCTGGTCGCTGGGCCGGCTGCCCGCCGCGCTCACCGCCGTGACCGTCCTGATCCAGCCCGTCGTCGCGGCCCTGCTCGGCTGGCTCATCTTCGCCGAGACCCTGACCGCCGTGCAGGCGATCGGCGGCGTCGTGGTGCTGGCCGCGATCGTGCTGGCGCAGTGGTCATCGGCCAAAAAGAAAGGCGCGGAGGCCGAAGCCCCCGCGCCCGTCCTGTGA
- a CDS encoding GIY-YIG nuclease family protein, with translation MRTYRKLVATYIMASRRNGTLYTGVAANLPARVWKHRTGAFEGFSKRYGCTRLVWFQRHAWVVDAIRLEKQIKGWKRDWKLRLIEEANPDWRDLAAEWFPVNDPDWVPPEEPD, from the coding sequence ATGCGCACGTATCGGAAGTTAGTCGCGACCTACATCATGGCCAGCCGGCGCAACGGCACGCTCTACACCGGCGTCGCCGCCAACCTTCCGGCACGGGTGTGGAAGCATCGCACCGGCGCCTTCGAGGGGTTCAGCAAACGCTACGGCTGCACCCGGCTGGTCTGGTTTCAGCGCCACGCCTGGGTCGTCGACGCAATCCGCCTCGAAAAGCAGATCAAGGGCTGGAAGCGCGACTGGAAGCTCCGGCTGATCGAGGAAGCCAACCCCGACTGGCGCGATCTGGCGGCCGAGTGGTTTCCGGTGAACGATCCCGACTGGGTCCCGCCGGAAGAACCGGACTGA
- the uvrB gene encoding excinuclease ABC subunit UvrB, with translation MPMFAPVTGPRLTPEEAPGKPSDWTPHRPDRPQDRKHIPFRLETRYTPAGDQPAAIKELVATAATGERDQVLLGVTGSGKTFTMAKVIEQTQRPALILAPNKTLAAQLYSEFKSFFPDNAVEYFVSYYDYYQPEAYVPKSDTYIEKDSSINEQIDRMRHSATRAILERDDVIVVASVSCIYGIGSVETYTAMTFTLKVGDQIDESKLRADLIALQYKRNDLNFDRGMFRKRGDVLEIFPVHMEDRAWRVQLFGDELESIQEFDPLTGKKTADLTEITVYAASHYVTPRPSLNQAITGIKAELKETLDWMVENGKLLEAQRLEQRVRFDLEMMEATGSCAGIENYSRWLTGRAPGEPPPTFFEYIPDNALLFVDESHVTVGQISGMYRGDYRRKSTLAEYGFRLPSCIDNRPLKFDEWDAMRPQTLFVTATPGPWEMERTGGVFTEQVIRPTGLIDPPVEIRPVSGQTRNQVDDVIDEVKQVARNGYRSLVTVLTKKMAEDLTEYMHEQGVRVRYMHSDVDTMERIEILRDLRVGSFDVLIGINLLREGLDIPECGLVAILDADKEGFLRSETSLIQTIGRAARNVDGRVILYADRMTGSMERAIAETNRRREKQEAYNAEHGITPESVKRDIREIMASPYESRALDKLTAPGVKEEARPFTGSNFQAALKDIEGRMRNAAANLEFEEAARLRDEIKRMKLMDLEFANEVLTAEGETVDKAAPKRWRAEAAAEKAEAFRKGR, from the coding sequence ATGCCGATGTTCGCCCCCGTCACCGGCCCGCGCCTGACGCCCGAGGAGGCTCCCGGCAAGCCGTCCGACTGGACCCCGCACCGCCCCGACCGGCCGCAGGATCGCAAACACATCCCCTTCCGGCTGGAGACCCGCTACACCCCCGCCGGGGACCAGCCCGCCGCCATCAAGGAGCTCGTCGCCACCGCCGCCACCGGCGAGCGCGATCAGGTCCTGCTGGGCGTCACCGGCTCGGGCAAGACCTTCACCATGGCCAAGGTCATCGAACAGACCCAGCGCCCGGCCCTGATCCTGGCCCCCAACAAGACCCTCGCCGCCCAGCTCTATTCCGAGTTCAAAAGCTTCTTCCCGGACAACGCCGTCGAGTATTTCGTCTCCTACTACGACTACTATCAGCCGGAAGCTTATGTACCGAAATCAGATACTTACATCGAAAAAGACTCGTCCATAAACGAGCAGATCGACCGCATGCGCCACTCGGCGACGCGGGCGATCCTCGAGCGGGACGATGTCATCGTCGTCGCCTCGGTCAGCTGCATCTACGGCATCGGCTCGGTCGAGACCTATACGGCCATGACCTTCACCCTGAAGGTCGGCGACCAGATCGACGAGTCCAAGCTCCGCGCCGACCTGATCGCGCTCCAGTACAAGCGCAACGACCTGAATTTCGACCGCGGCATGTTCCGCAAGCGCGGCGACGTGCTGGAGATCTTCCCCGTCCACATGGAGGACCGCGCCTGGCGGGTGCAGCTGTTCGGGGACGAGCTGGAATCGATCCAGGAGTTCGACCCCCTGACCGGCAAGAAGACCGCCGACCTCACCGAGATCACCGTCTACGCCGCCAGCCACTATGTCACCCCGCGCCCGTCGCTGAACCAGGCCATCACCGGCATCAAGGCCGAGCTGAAGGAGACGCTCGACTGGATGGTCGAGAACGGCAAACTGCTGGAGGCCCAGCGCCTCGAACAGCGCGTGCGCTTCGATCTGGAGATGATGGAGGCCACCGGCTCCTGCGCCGGCATCGAGAACTACAGCCGCTGGCTGACCGGCCGCGCCCCGGGCGAGCCGCCGCCCACCTTCTTCGAATACATCCCCGACAACGCCCTGCTGTTCGTCGACGAGAGCCACGTCACCGTCGGCCAGATCAGCGGCATGTACCGCGGCGACTACCGCCGCAAATCCACCCTGGCGGAGTACGGCTTCCGCCTGCCCAGCTGTATCGACAACCGCCCGCTCAAGTTCGACGAATGGGACGCCATGCGGCCCCAGACCCTGTTCGTCACCGCCACCCCCGGCCCGTGGGAGATGGAGCGCACCGGCGGCGTCTTCACCGAACAGGTCATCCGCCCCACCGGCCTGATCGACCCCCCGGTCGAGATCCGCCCGGTCAGCGGCCAGACCCGCAACCAGGTCGACGACGTCATTGACGAGGTCAAACAGGTCGCCCGCAACGGCTACCGCTCCCTGGTCACCGTCCTGACCAAGAAGATGGCCGAGGACCTGACGGAGTACATGCACGAACAGGGCGTCCGCGTCCGCTACATGCACTCCGACGTCGACACGATGGAGCGGATCGAGATCCTGCGCGACCTGCGCGTCGGCTCATTCGACGTCCTGATCGGCATCAACCTGCTGCGCGAGGGCCTCGACATCCCCGAGTGCGGCCTGGTCGCCATCCTCGACGCCGACAAGGAGGGCTTCCTGCGCTCCGAGACCTCCCTCATCCAGACCATCGGCCGCGCCGCCCGCAACGTCGACGGAAGAGTCATCCTCTACGCCGACCGCATGACCGGCTCGATGGAACGCGCCATCGCCGAGACCAACCGCCGCCGCGAAAAGCAGGAGGCCTACAACGCCGAACACGGCATCACCCCGGAGTCGGTCAAACGCGACATCCGCGAGATCATGGCCAGCCCCTATGAGTCCCGCGCCCTCGACAAGCTGACCGCCCCGGGCGTCAAGGAGGAGGCCCGCCCCTTCACCGGCTCCAACTTCCAGGCCGCCCTCAAGGACATCGAGGGCCGCATGCGCAACGCCGCCGCCAACCTCGAATTCGAGGAGGCGGCGCGGCTCCGCGACGAGATCAAGCGGATGAAGCTGATGGACCTGGAGTTCGCCAATGAGGTCCTGACCGCCGAGGGCGAGACGGTCGACAAGGCGGCGCCGAAGCGCTGGCGGGCGGAGGCGGCGGCGGAGAAGGCGGAGGCGTTCCGGAAGGGGCGGTAG
- a CDS encoding isocitrate lyase/phosphoenolpyruvate mutase family protein: MTPFHALHQDGLLILPNAWDGGSAALVASLGARAVATTSAGVAWALGWPDGDALPVERVVQAARDVVRGAGGLPVSIDMEGGYSDDPAAVAALATRLVEAGVQGINIEDGGRAPEGLAAKIAAIKAAVGGALFVNARCDVWLRGVAPEAPVAEAARRATIYAAAGADGFFAPGLTDVGDIAAMVAATPLPVNLLAWPGLHDAATLKGLGVRRLSAGSSVWGAVWGRAAALTRGFLADGRSEPLMEGAMGWGEVNALMPARDG, translated from the coding sequence ATGACCCCCTTCCACGCCCTTCACCAGGACGGCCTGCTGATCCTGCCCAACGCCTGGGATGGAGGGTCGGCGGCGCTGGTGGCGTCGCTGGGGGCCAGGGCGGTGGCGACGACGAGCGCGGGCGTGGCCTGGGCCCTGGGCTGGCCGGACGGGGATGCGCTGCCGGTCGAGCGGGTGGTGCAGGCGGCGCGGGATGTGGTGCGCGGCGCGGGCGGCCTGCCGGTCTCGATCGACATGGAGGGCGGCTATTCCGACGACCCGGCCGCGGTGGCGGCGCTGGCCACGCGGCTGGTCGAGGCGGGGGTGCAGGGGATCAATATCGAGGACGGCGGCAGGGCGCCGGAGGGGCTGGCGGCCAAGATCGCAGCGATCAAGGCGGCGGTCGGCGGGGCGCTGTTCGTCAATGCGCGCTGCGACGTCTGGCTGAGGGGCGTGGCGCCGGAGGCTCCGGTGGCCGAGGCGGCGCGGCGGGCGACGATCTATGCGGCAGCGGGGGCGGACGGCTTCTTCGCGCCGGGGCTGACGGATGTGGGGGACATCGCGGCGATGGTGGCGGCGACGCCCCTGCCGGTGAACCTGCTGGCCTGGCCGGGCCTGCACGATGCGGCGACGCTGAAGGGGCTGGGCGTGCGGCGGCTGAGCGCCGGCTCAAGCGTGTGGGGCGCGGTCTGGGGCCGGGCGGCGGCGCTGACCCGGGGGTTCCTCGCGGACGGTCGGTCGGAGCCGCTGATGGAAGGGGCGATGGGCTGGGGCGAGGTTAATGCGCTCATGCCGGCGCGAGACGGGTGA
- a CDS encoding methylated-DNA--[protein]-cysteine S-methyltransferase, protein MNLTLSRLDSPLGPLALACDDAGAVRGLSFADGLIGAMRREYPGATLVEGETPAAVAREVAAYFDGDREALTRVDWSLEGAAAGDGFQARVWRALADVPAGVTLSYGEMAKRAGEPGAAQAAGTALNRNPIPLILACHRVIGADGSLTGFGGGLGRKEWLLRHEGALLI, encoded by the coding sequence ATGAACCTCACCCTCTCCCGCCTCGACAGTCCGCTCGGGCCGCTGGCGCTGGCGTGTGATGACGCGGGCGCGGTGCGGGGGCTGTCGTTCGCGGACGGGCTGATCGGGGCGATGCGGCGGGAGTATCCGGGTGCCACGCTGGTCGAGGGCGAAACGCCGGCGGCGGTGGCGCGGGAGGTCGCCGCCTATTTCGACGGCGACCGGGAGGCGCTGACGCGGGTGGACTGGTCGCTGGAGGGCGCGGCGGCCGGCGACGGCTTCCAGGCGCGGGTCTGGCGGGCGCTGGCGGATGTGCCTGCGGGGGTCACCCTCAGCTATGGCGAGATGGCGAAACGGGCGGGCGAGCCGGGCGCGGCCCAGGCGGCGGGGACGGCGCTGAACCGCAATCCGATCCCGCTGATCCTCGCCTGCCACCGGGTCATCGGGGCCGACGGCTCGCTGACCGGCTTCGGCGGCGGGCTGGG